A stretch of Rhinopithecus roxellana isolate Shanxi Qingling chromosome 12, ASM756505v1, whole genome shotgun sequence DNA encodes these proteins:
- the SNRPD2 gene encoding small nuclear ribonucleoprotein Sm D2, giving the protein MSLLNKPKSEMTPEELQKREEEEFNTGPLSVLTQSVKNNTQVLINCRNNKKLLGRVKAFDRHCNMVLENVKEMWTEVPKSGKGKKKSKPVNKDRYISKMFLRGDSVIVVLRNPLIAGK; this is encoded by the exons GAGCCTCCTCAATAAGCCCAAGAGTGAGATGACCCCAGAGGAGCTGCAGAAGCGAGAGGAGGAGGAATTTAACACGGGTCCACTCTCTGTGCTCACTCAGTCAGTCAAGAACAACACCCAAGTGCTCATCAACTGTCGCAACAATAAGAAACTCCTGGGCCGCGTGAAGGCCTTCGATAG GCACTGCAACATGGTGCTGGAGAACGTGAAGGAGATGTGGACTGAGGTCCCTAAGAGCGGCAAGGGCAAGAAGAAATCCAAGCCAGTCAACAAAGACCGCTACATCTCCAAGATGTTCCTGCGGGGGGACTCGGTCATCGTGGTCCTGCGGAACCCGCTCATCGCCGGCAAGTAG
- the GIPR gene encoding gastric inhibitory polypeptide receptor isoform X2 → MTTSPILQLLLRLLLWGLLLRRAETGSEGQTAGELYQRWERYRRECQETLATAEPPSVAAGFVLRQCGSDGQWGLWRDHTQCENPEKNEAFLDQKLILERLQVMYTIGYSLSLATLLLALLILSLFRRLHCTRNYIHINLFMSFTLRAAAILSRDRLLPRPGPYLGDQAPVLWNQALAACRTAQIVTQYCVGANYTWLLVEGVYLHSLLVLVGGSEEGHLRYYLLLGWGAPALFVIPWVIVRYLYENTQCWERNEVKAIWWIIRTPILMTILINFLIFIRILGILLSKLRTRQMRCRDYRLRLARSTLTLVPLLGVHEVVFAPVTEEQARGALRFAKLGFEIFLSSFQGLLVSVLYCFINKEVQSEIRRGWHHCRLRRSLGEEQRQLPERAFRALPSGSGPGEVPTGRGLSSGTLPGPGNEARRVLESYC, encoded by the exons ATGACTACCTCTCCGATCCTGCAGTTGCTGTTGCGGCTCTTACTGTGGGGGCTGCTGCTCCGGAGGGCGGAG acAGGCTCTGAAGGGCAGACGGCGGGGGAGCTGTACCAGCGCTGGGAACGGTACCGCAGGGAGTGCCAGGAGACCTTGGCAACCGCGGAACCGCCTTCAG TGGCTGCAGGTTTCGTCCTCCGCCAGTGTGGCAGTGATGGCCAATGGGGACTTTGGAGAGACCACACACAATGTGAGAACCCAGAGAAGAATGAGGCCTTTCTG GACCAAAAGCTCATCTTGGAGCGGTTGCAGGTCATGTACACCATCGGCTACTCCCTGTCTCTCGCCACACTGCTGCTAGCCCTGCTCATCTTGAGTTTGTTCAG GCGACTACATTGCACTAGAAACTATATCCACATCAACCTGTTCATGTCTTTCACGCTGCGAGCGGCGGCGATTCTCAGCCGAGACCGTCTACTACCTCGACCTGGCCCCTACCTTGGGGACCAGGCCCCTGTGCTGTGGAACCAG GCCCTCGCTGCCTGCCGCACGGCCCAGATCGTGACCCAGTACTGTGTGGGTGCCAACTACACGTGGCTGCTGGTGGAGGGCGTCTACTTGCACAGTCTCCTGGTGCTCGTGGGAGGCTCCGAGGAGGGCCACTTGCGCTACTACCTGCTCCTCGGCTGGG GGGCCCCCGCGCTTTTCGTCATTCCCTGGGTGATCGTCAGGTACCTGTACGAGAACACGCA GTGCTGGGAGCGCAACGAAGTCAAGGCCATTTGGTGGATTATACGGACCCCCATCCTCATGACCATCTTG attaatttcctcattttcatcCGCATTCTTGGCATTCTCCTGTCCAAGCTGAGGACACGGCAAATGCGCTGCCGGGATTACCGGCTGAG GCTGGCTCGCTCCACGCTGACGCTGGTGCCCCTGCTGGGTGTCCACGAGGTGGTGTTTGCTCCCGTGACCGAGGAACAGGCCCGGGGCGCCCTGCGCTTCGCCAAGCTCGGCTTTGAGATCTTCCTCAGCTCCTTCCAG GGCTTGCTGGTCAGCGTCCTCTACTGCTTCATCAACAAGGAG GTGCAGTCGGAGATCCGCCGTGGCTGGCACCACTGCCGCCTGCGTCGCAGCCTGGGCGAGGAGCAGCGCCAGCTCCCGGAGCGCGCCTTCCGGGCCCTGCCCTCCGGCTCCGGCCCCGGCGAAGTCCCCACCGGCCGCGGCTTGTCCTCGGGGACCCTCCCAGGGCCTGGGAATGAGGCCAGACGGGTGTTGGAAAGTTACTGCTAG
- the GIPR gene encoding gastric inhibitory polypeptide receptor isoform X1, with protein sequence MTTSPILQLLLRLLLWGLLLRRAETGSEGQTAGELYQRWERYRRECQETLATAEPPSGLACNGSFDMYVCWDYAAPNATARASCPWYLPWHHHVAAGFVLRQCGSDGQWGLWRDHTQCENPEKNEAFLDQKLILERLQVMYTIGYSLSLATLLLALLILSLFRRLHCTRNYIHINLFMSFTLRAAAILSRDRLLPRPGPYLGDQAPVLWNQALAACRTAQIVTQYCVGANYTWLLVEGVYLHSLLVLVGGSEEGHLRYYLLLGWGAPALFVIPWVIVRYLYENTQCWERNEVKAIWWIIRTPILMTILINFLIFIRILGILLSKLRTRQMRCRDYRLRLARSTLTLVPLLGVHEVVFAPVTEEQARGALRFAKLGFEIFLSSFQGLLVSVLYCFINKEVQSEIRRGWHHCRLRRSLGEEQRQLPERAFRALPSGSGPGEVPTGRGLSSGTLPGPGNEARRVLESYC encoded by the exons ATGACTACCTCTCCGATCCTGCAGTTGCTGTTGCGGCTCTTACTGTGGGGGCTGCTGCTCCGGAGGGCGGAG acAGGCTCTGAAGGGCAGACGGCGGGGGAGCTGTACCAGCGCTGGGAACGGTACCGCAGGGAGTGCCAGGAGACCTTGGCAACCGCGGAACCGCCTTCAG GCCTCGCCTGTAACGGGTCCTTCGATATGTACGTCTGCTGGGACTATGCTGCACCCAACGCCACTGCCCGTGCGTCCTGCCCCTGGTACCTGCCCTGGCACCACCACG TGGCTGCAGGTTTCGTCCTCCGCCAGTGTGGCAGTGATGGCCAATGGGGACTTTGGAGAGACCACACACAATGTGAGAACCCAGAGAAGAATGAGGCCTTTCTG GACCAAAAGCTCATCTTGGAGCGGTTGCAGGTCATGTACACCATCGGCTACTCCCTGTCTCTCGCCACACTGCTGCTAGCCCTGCTCATCTTGAGTTTGTTCAG GCGACTACATTGCACTAGAAACTATATCCACATCAACCTGTTCATGTCTTTCACGCTGCGAGCGGCGGCGATTCTCAGCCGAGACCGTCTACTACCTCGACCTGGCCCCTACCTTGGGGACCAGGCCCCTGTGCTGTGGAACCAG GCCCTCGCTGCCTGCCGCACGGCCCAGATCGTGACCCAGTACTGTGTGGGTGCCAACTACACGTGGCTGCTGGTGGAGGGCGTCTACTTGCACAGTCTCCTGGTGCTCGTGGGAGGCTCCGAGGAGGGCCACTTGCGCTACTACCTGCTCCTCGGCTGGG GGGCCCCCGCGCTTTTCGTCATTCCCTGGGTGATCGTCAGGTACCTGTACGAGAACACGCA GTGCTGGGAGCGCAACGAAGTCAAGGCCATTTGGTGGATTATACGGACCCCCATCCTCATGACCATCTTG attaatttcctcattttcatcCGCATTCTTGGCATTCTCCTGTCCAAGCTGAGGACACGGCAAATGCGCTGCCGGGATTACCGGCTGAG GCTGGCTCGCTCCACGCTGACGCTGGTGCCCCTGCTGGGTGTCCACGAGGTGGTGTTTGCTCCCGTGACCGAGGAACAGGCCCGGGGCGCCCTGCGCTTCGCCAAGCTCGGCTTTGAGATCTTCCTCAGCTCCTTCCAG GGCTTGCTGGTCAGCGTCCTCTACTGCTTCATCAACAAGGAG GTGCAGTCGGAGATCCGCCGTGGCTGGCACCACTGCCGCCTGCGTCGCAGCCTGGGCGAGGAGCAGCGCCAGCTCCCGGAGCGCGCCTTCCGGGCCCTGCCCTCCGGCTCCGGCCCCGGCGAAGTCCCCACCGGCCGCGGCTTGTCCTCGGGGACCCTCCCAGGGCCTGGGAATGAGGCCAGACGGGTGTTGGAAAGTTACTGCTAG